DNA from Lentilitoribacter sp. Alg239-R112:
AATCCACATCTGCATGCTCTTCTAAAACCACTAAAAAAAAATTATCTTTTTTATCCTTTAGAAAAAGGTTCTTTGTATGCCCGCCAGGGATATCAGAGCAAAGCGAATTAGATTCCTCAACGGTAAAAACTGGTTCATGATCATAATTTGTATAAGAGATACCCAGATCGTCTAGTATTTCCAGCAAATCATCTTTGGTCTTCTGCATTTATCTTCACTCACCTATTTTGGAATAATAGCACCTTGGTGGGCGATAACATTCAAGGCAATATTATGTCCAGCAAGCAAAGCTTCATCAATTGACTTCCGCTCGAGAATTGCCGCCAGAAATGCACCATTAAAACTATCGCCGGCAGAAGTCGTATCTACAATTTTGGTTGCTTTGTTAAATACCGCTTCGCTGGATTGCTGCTGACCATTCAGTATCGCAAGAGGACCACTAGCCCCTCGCTTAACAGCCATTAACGGGGCAGCATAAGAAGAAAGACGTTCAAGAGCAGCAGCTTCACAATCATCTGCAAATAGGGCCATTTCATCATCGATGGAAGGCAATCCGATATCGCAAAGCTTCCATGCACACGCAACAACTTGTTGCGCGATCTTTTTATCCGACCAAAGATGCGGGCGGTAGTTAGAATCAAAAGCAAAACGCACACCTTTTTTCCTAGATTCCTCAATCCAATCCAACAGCGACATAACAATATTAACTGGCAAAATGGCAAATGTAATTGCACTTAGGTAAACGACATCCATCCCTTCAAGAGACGTAAAATCAGCGTCACCTTGCTCTGTAGAAAACAGTGTGCGAGCTGCGGAATTTTCCCGCCAATAAGAAAATACTCGATCACCCGTATGATCTTTTGAAATGGCGTAAATACCCGGTGAACGACTTTCGTGCTTTGAAACAAAGCTACAATCAATGTTCTCGGCTTCTATATATTCAATCATCACAGAAGAAAAATTATCCTGCCCAAGGCGAGAATTGAAATATACTTGGTGGTCTGGTGATAAACACCGTTTTAAATATATCGCCGTATTCAACGCGTCTCCGGCAAAACCGATACCGGCTTGGCGTCCGCTTTCATCAAGCGACAATTCAATCATTGCTTCACCGATACAGGCAATCTTCAACGGTTTCATGGAATACTTTCTCATTATTAAATTTCAGACATCAAATTTGTAATATCTTCAATTTTCCCAACAATCAAAAGATTGAGAAATTTTATTGTTCTTTCTGAAAATTGGTTACTATCGGCAAGCTTAGTTGGCATAAAATCAGATAGCTCACTTAGATTTCGATAGATTTTAGAAGCACTACTTCCAGCGCTTGATACAGCTTCCGCGATCTCAGTTACCTTCGGATCTTGCAATTCATATTTCGAACCATCTGGCATCTGTCCTAAACAATACCGCATCCAGGCCGCTGTAGCGAGTGCAAAGCAATCAACCGATAGACCTTTGTCCAAACACGAAACCGCCGGTGCAAAAATTCTCTGTGGGAGTTTTTGCGTACCATCCATCGCTATTTGGTAGGTCTGGTGAGCAATATTGGGGTTTTCAAATCGCGCAATCAACTGAGAACGATAATCATCAAAATTTATCTCCTCCAACGGGTCCAATGTTCTTGCGGCAGCCTGCATATGCATATCAACCAAAGTTGCAAATTGTTTGCGTCTCATGACATCTCGCACATAAATACATCCCTGCACATACCCCAAATATGCAAGCATTGAGTGCGCGCCATTTAACATCCGTAACTTCATGTTCTCATATGGTGCAACATCATCAACAAGAAGTGCACCTGCATCTTCCCATGGCGGACGAGGGCCGCAGAAATTATCTTCAATAACCCATTGCGTAAACGCTTCAGTTTCTACTGGTGT
Protein-coding regions in this window:
- a CDS encoding mannitol dehydrogenase family protein — encoded protein: MANIDEIPYVPDRHGVGIVHIGIGAFHRAHQAVYTDDVLSKTGGDWRILGVSLQSRHIAAALNAQDGVYSLVLRNQDGQPNIRKIGSISGVVAASRDTAPIIEAFSSPCTYIVSITVTEKAYGILRDKSGIDPQHPSIANDLANPEQPIGVIGMLAKGLKLRRDLGLPSFTVLCCDNLPDNGDMVRVGVLDFARRVDPMLGVWIAENTCFPNTMVDRITPATTPELIAEVSGILGQEDKTPVETEAFTQWVIEDNFCGPRPPWEDAGALLVDDVAPYENMKLRMLNGAHSMLAYLGYVQGCIYVRDVMRRKQFATLVDMHMQAAARTLDPLEEINFDDYRSQLIARFENPNIAHQTYQIAMDGTQKLPQRIFAPAVSCLDKGLSVDCFALATAAWMRYCLGQMPDGSKYELQDPKVTEIAEAVSSAGSSASKIYRNLSELSDFMPTKLADSNQFSERTIKFLNLLIVGKIEDITNLMSEI
- a CDS encoding sugar kinase encodes the protein MKPLKIACIGEAMIELSLDESGRQAGIGFAGDALNTAIYLKRCLSPDHQVYFNSRLGQDNFSSVMIEYIEAENIDCSFVSKHESRSPGIYAISKDHTGDRVFSYWRENSAARTLFSTEQGDADFTSLEGMDVVYLSAITFAILPVNIVMSLLDWIEESRKKGVRFAFDSNYRPHLWSDKKIAQQVVACAWKLCDIGLPSIDDEMALFADDCEAAALERLSSYAAPLMAVKRGASGPLAILNGQQQSSEAVFNKATKIVDTTSAGDSFNGAFLAAILERKSIDEALLAGHNIALNVIAHQGAIIPK